In a genomic window of Chrysemys picta bellii isolate R12L10 chromosome 1, ASM1138683v2, whole genome shotgun sequence:
- the LOC135976241 gene encoding uncharacterized protein LOC135976241, whose amino-acid sequence MQSSPAVMAVQSGNRKRAPAWTDREVLDLIAVWGDESVLSELRSKRRNAKIYEKISKDMAERGYSRDATQCRVKIKELRQGYQKTKEANGRSGSHPQTSRFYEALHSILGAAATTTPPVTVDSEDGILSTAGSSDMLGDGEDEEGDEEGEAVGSSHNADFPDSQDLFITLTEIPYEASPAITPDTESGEGSATPSATVSQPSLESHSQRLARIRRRKKRTREDMFSELMASSQAQAAQQTQWRENLTRMHQANMDREERWRQEDQQATQTLLGLLREQTDTLRRLVDVLQERRQEDRAPLQSISNRPPPPPSPIPTSPKVQRRRGGRVPANSHSTPAESSSSRRLSFPKI is encoded by the exons atgcagagctctccagcagtgatggccgtgcagtctgggaatagaaagagagccccagcatggactgatcgtgaagtcttggatctcatcgctgtgtggggcgatgagtccgtgctttccgagctgcgatccaaaagaaggaatgcaaagatctacgagaagatctctaaagacatggcagagagaggatacagccgggatgcaacgcagtgccgcgtgaaaatcaaggagctgagacaaggctaccagaagaccaaagaggcaaacggacgctccggatcccatccccagacatcccgtttctacgaggcactgcattccatcctcggtgctgccgccaccactaccccaccagtgaccgtggactctgaggatgggatactgtccacggccggttcctcagacatgttaggggacggggaagatgaggaaggagatgaggagggcgaggcagttggcagctctcacaacgctgatttccccgacagccaggatctcttcatcacccttacagagatcccctacgaagcgtccccagccattaccccggacacagaatctggtgaaggatcagcca ccccgtctgcgactgtctcacaacctagcctggaatcacactcccagaggctagcgcggattaggcgtaggaagaagaggacacgggaggacatgttctctgagcttatggcctcttcccaagcccaggcagcacagcagacccagtggcgggagaacttgacccgaatgcaccaagccaacatggatcgggaggagaggtggcggcaggaagaccagcaggcgactcaaacgctgcttggactactgagggagcaaacggacacgctccggcgccttgtggatgttctgcaggaacggaggcaggaggacagagccccgctgcagtccatctctaaccgccctcccccgccaccaagtcccatacccacctcacccaaagtgcaaagaaggagaggcggcagagtccctgctaactctcactccacccctgcagagagctctagtagcagaaggctctcatttcccaaaatttga